CAGCTCATCATGCGGCTCACCGATGCCTGGCTCTCCTTCCCTTTCCTCATCCTGGCCATCGGCCTCGTGACGATCCTGGGCCCGTCCCTCACGAACGCCACGCTGGCCATCGGCGTGGCGGCGACGCCGACCTATATTCGCCTCACCCGCGGCCTGGTCCTCGGAAGCCGCGAAGAAGACTTCGTGCAGGGGGCGAGAGCGCTCGGGGCCGGTGACCTGCGCGTGATGGGTCGGCACATCCTGCCCAACATCGCGAGCGCGCTCCTCGTGCAGGCCACCGTGTCGATCCCGGGCGCCATCATCGCCGAGGCCATCCTTTCCTTCCTCGGCCTGGGTGTCCAGCCGCCCAGCCCGAGCTGGGGCACCATGCTCAATGCCGCGCAGCAGTTCCTCGAGACCGCGCCGTGGATGGCCTGGTGGCCCGGGCTGGCGATCTTCTCCCTCACCCTATCCTTCAACCTGGCGGGCGACGGCCTGCGTGACTGGCTGGATCCGAAGGACTACTGAGGCGGGTGAGCTACTCGGTCGCTAAGCAAAGATCTCGTCGACAGCAAGGTGAAGGTCTGGGAAGGCCGAAGGAGTGACCGACTCGGGTCTGGGGAATTGCTCCGCTGTCGCGTAGGCTGAACCTGTAGGCTTCTTGTAGACTTCGAGAATCTCGTCACGGATGTTCACGATCCAGTACTCATTGATCCCCGCACGGGCGTAGATGGGTAGCTTGAGTTCACGGTCACGGCGCAGGGAGCTGTCGGAAACTTCTACGAGCAAGAGCACATCCTCCGGCTCGGCATATCTGTCCCGATATTTTCGAGGATGAGGGCGCAAGACAACAATATCGGGTGCCGGAGCAGATTTGGTCGAAAGCCGAATCGTTCCCCCTGGCAAGATGAAGCCGCGCAACCTGATTCCGAGCACGAGCAGACGATTCAGGATCGCCGTGGACGCGTTGTGGTTGGGAGCACGCGGAGGCATCTCGAGGATCTCACCCTCAATGAGCTCGACCCGGTCGTCGGCGGCCAGGATGCCGGCCTCGATCATCTGGAAATACTCGTCCGCCGTGAACAGTCGCCGCACCACGTCCACGCTCATGGCCGTCCTCCATTCAGGGAGCCTAGACGCTCCCCGAGTCTCCCATTAGCGCCCGCAATAGGATACACCGACGGCGCCGCAGCTATGGATGCGCCGCAGACGGCTTGCGTCGCTGCGGGAAGCAGCACCTATTAGCCTGGATTATCGCGAACACCTGACCCCCTCACCCTGCCCTCTCCCCCAAAGGGGGAGAGGGATGAGAATGGAGAGAACGGCGTGGCGAGAGTGTTCTCATCCCGCCTCGACGAGTCGATGAATGCGCTGGCCCGGGTG
The nucleotide sequence above comes from Candidatus Methylomirabilota bacterium. Encoded proteins:
- a CDS encoding ABC transporter permease, which gives rise to MRGDGTAVAAPLPAVGAGAATTALQRAWRRAARRPPALAGATVVLLYVLLALGAPWIAPADPLHTDWSQIRKAPSAAHPLGTDDLGRDVLSRVIWGTRISMQAGVFSILLAIVVGVPAGLVAGYYRGAFDQLIMRLTDAWLSFPFLILAIGLVTILGPSLTNATLAIGVAATPTYIRLTRGLVLGSREEDFVQGARALGAGDLRVMGRHILPNIASALLVQATVSIPGAIIAEAILSFLGLGVQPPSPSWGTMLNAAQQFLETAPWMAWWPGLAIFSLTLSFNLAGDGLRDWLDPKDY
- a CDS encoding Uma2 family endonuclease; protein product: MSVDVVRRLFTADEYFQMIEAGILAADDRVELIEGEILEMPPRAPNHNASTAILNRLLVLGIRLRGFILPGGTIRLSTKSAPAPDIVVLRPHPRKYRDRYAEPEDVLLLVEVSDSSLRRDRELKLPIYARAGINEYWIVNIRDEILEVYKKPTGSAYATAEQFPRPESVTPSAFPDLHLAVDEIFA